DNA from Clostridia bacterium:
CATCCTGAACCTGTTCGTGCCGTTCCTGACGCTGCTCGGCGTGACGCTGCCGCCCGTCGGGGGCATCATGATGGCGGACTACTTCATCCTCAAGACGCACCGCAAGGAGCTTGAGGCGACGCGCGCGAAGGGCGAGCTGCCGCAGTCGTACCCGACGGTGAACGTGGCCGGCCTCGTGGCGTGGGCGGTCGGCTCCGTGGCGGGCAAGGTGGTCACGTGGGGCATCCCGTCGCTGACGGCGCTGATCATCGGCGGCGTGGTGTACGTGGTGCTGATGAAGGTGCTGCCGGCGTCGGTCGTGTTCCCGGTGGAGCGGCGGGCGACTTCGGTGGCGGTGCAG
Protein-coding regions in this window:
- a CDS encoding cytosine permease, which translates into the protein ILNLFVPFLTLLGVTLPPVGGIMMADYFILKTHRKELEATRAKGELPQSYPTVNVAGLVAWAVGSVAGKVVTWGIPSLTALIIGGVVYVVLMKVLPASVVFPVERRATSVAVQAD